A segment of the bacterium genome:
ACCACGAAGAAAACCGGGAGCCGGAGAAGCGCCGGGGTCTTTTTTCAGGACGGCACCGTCATCGGGGAGCGAGCTGCCATTCACCGGACGGCCGAGCCGTGTCCGGATGCCGGATTCTCATGGTGGGCAACCCCAACGTGGGCAAAAGCGCCCTTTTCAACCGGCTCACCAGCAGCTATGTGGTGGTTTCCAACTATCCTGGGACCACGGTGGCTCTGTCCAACGGACGGATGAAGCACGAAGGGGTGGAGTACGCCATCGTCGATACGCCGGGCATGTATTCCCTGTTCCCCATTACCGAAGAGGAAAGAGTGGCACGTCGCATGATCATGGAGGAACCGGCCGATATCCTGCTTCACGTGGTGGACGCCAAGAATTTGCCGCGCATGCTGCCGTTTACCCTCCAGCTCATCGAGGCCGGGCTTCCCGTGATCCTGGTCCTCAACATCATGGACGAAGCGCGCAAGGCCGGCCTTGCCATCGACGCCGGGGCCCTCGAGAAGAGGCTGGGTATCCCTGTGGTCCCCACGGTGAGCATCTCGGGTGAAGGTGTGCGCCATCTCAAGGAGACCATTGCCGGTTACAGGCCCGGGGGCCGTCGCCTCAATATCGACTACGGGCTTTCCGTTGAAAAAACGGTGCGGGAGAGTGCCAGGTTCATGCCGGATACGAGCTTTACCCCCAGGGCCACGGCGCTCCAGGCCCTGCAGGAGGACAAGGACGTTCTCCGGCTGCTTTCCACGGTGGGGTCCGGACGGGCCAGCAAGTTCTTCGAGGCCCTGAACCAGTTGAAACTGGAGCTGGACCGTCCCGTAAACTACTATCTCACCATGGGCCGCCAGAGGCGCGCCGAACAGATCCTGGCCGACGTGGTCAAGGAGGTCGAGGTCACAGGCAAAGGATCCGGGGCGGGCCTGGACCGCTTTCTCATGAACCCGTGGACAGGGGTCCCGATCCTCCTGGCCGTTCTCTATCTCGGTTTCTACAGGTTCGTGGGGGGGTTCGGAGCCGGTACGGTAGTGGATTTTCTGGAAGGGCACCTGTTCGAACAGTATTTTGTTCCCTTCGTCAACGGCTGGGCCGAAAAGCTTATACCGTGGCCGGTGCTGCGGGACCTTGTGGCCAATGAATACGGTGTGCTGACCATGGGTATCCGATATGCCGTCGCCATCGTCATGCCCATCGTGGGCGCTTTCTTCCTGATGTTCTCCATGGTGGAGGACAGCGGATACCTGCCGAGGCTTTCCCTGCTCATCGACCGGCTCTTCAAAAAGATCGGTCTTTCCGGGCGCGCCGTCATCCCCATGACCCTCGGGTTCGGATGCGGGACCATGGCCACAATGGTTACGAGGACCCTGGAATCGACCCGTGAGCGGGTTATCGCGACGGTTCTGCTGGCTCTTGCCATCCCGTGCTCGGCACAGCTCGGTGTTATCTTCGGCCTCGCCGCCGAATCGCCGGGGATCATCGTCACCTGGATCGGGGTGGTGGGCGCCGTATTTCTCCTGGTGGGGTACCTCATCGCGAAGATCCTGCCCGGTGAGACCCCTGATTTTTTCATGGAGCTTCCCCCCTTGCGCATGCCGCGGCTCGGTAACGTCTGGCTCAAGACCTCCACCAGGATGCGGTGGTACTTCATGGAGATCCTGCCCCTGTTCCTCCTGGCCTCGGTGCTCATCTGGGCAGGGAACCTCACCGGGCTGTTCGAGGCAGCCTTGTCGATCCTCAACTACCCGACCCGATGGATCGGCCTGCCGGAGGAGGCAGCCCAGGCGTTCCTGTTCGGGTTTTTCAGGCGGGACTACGGTGTGGCCGGCCTGTACGACATCCAGCAGGGCGGTGTCCTGACAGGGAACCAGCTTGCCGTCGCCACCATTACCCTGACCCTGTTCCTGCCCTGCGTGGCCCAGTTCCTGATCATGTTCAAGGAAAGGGGATGGCGGGTGGCCATGGCAGTGTCCGCTTTCGTGTTCCCCTTCGCCTTCCTCGTCGGGGGGGCAGTAAACTTCGCTCTCAATGCGCTGGGGATAAACTTATAAGGATTCCAAATTCCAATTTCCATATTCCAAAAAGGTGAGAATGCTAAGGCTGCCCTTGGTCCAATAGTTTTGAAAGTTGTGAGATTGGGGAATAAGTTAGTCAATGATCAGACTCGATCCCATCTGGAATCTTGATGACTTTTTGCGACTCTATCAATCTTGAATCTGGAATTTGGAATCGGGACGATATGGGAGGTATATCAGTGGAACTGAGCAACTTCGCCGAAGAGATACTGGACGAGATCCTCGAGATCCTGTGGACGAAGCTCGAGGAGGGCGGCCAGGAATCCGTACCCAGAACCGATATCGTGGTAGGTCAGGGGCCCGTGGATGAGGAGGCTGTCGCCATCCTTGCGGATAAGGGGTTTCTCTCCATAACGGACGATCTGGTCCAGCTTACCGACACCGGATTCGAGGAAGCAAGGCGTACGATCCGGCGCCACCGGTTGAGCGAGAGGTTGTTCTACGATATTTTCGACGTGGCCGCAGAGGAGATGGAAGAGGTCGCCTGCCGGTTCGAGCACATAATGATAAAGCCGGGTCTCGAGGAGAAAATATGCGCCCTGCTGGGTCACCCCAGGTTGTGCCCGCATGGACGTCCCATCCCGGTGGGTGATTGCTGCCACAGGGCCGAGACCCAGATCGACCAGAAGGTCGTTCCCATGAGCGACCTGCGGCAGGATGAGGCCGGGGTCATAGCCTATGTGAGCACGGGCGATTCGGACAAGCTGAAGAAGCTCATGGCCATGGGGATCCTGCCCGGGGAACCTGTCACGCTCCAGCGCCGGTACCCCTCCTTCGTCTTTACAGTGGGCCGGAGCCGTTTCGCCGTGGACCAGGGGATGGCCGAGGCGATCTACGTCAGAAGGTCCGATCCGGTATCCTCATGACCCGCGCCTTGGAGAGCACATGAGACGGTTCCTTTTTAAAAGAGGTCCTTCTGCAGGAGATCCACCATCGCGTCAAGAACAACCTCCAGGTGATCTCCGGCCTGCTCAGCCTCCAGAGCTACCACATCAAAGATGCCAGGTGAGGGAAGGCCGGTATCGCCTCGAGGTATGCGACGACGGGATCGGGCTGCCCGACGGGTTCGATATCAGGAAAGCCGACTCCCTGGGCCTGAAGCTGGTGACGATCCTGGTCGAGCAGCTTGGAGGAGAGATGGAGATCCGCTCCGGGGACGGGACCTGCTATACACTGGATTTCGCCGAGTACCGCGAGGCCGGAACGGAGATGGTGTAATAATGCAGACTTTTTTAGTAAAACGATTTGTGAGATTGTCAACAAGAAGGAAAAGCGGATATTTCAAATTGGATATCGGCCAAAGGTTTCTTCCGGGTCGAATTCCCGATAAAAAATATCCAATTTAAAATATGAAACTTCACGATGACTGCAGACCCTGTCTCCTCAAGCAGATGGAAGCGACTGCCCGGGCGGCCGGGGCCGATGAAGGGCTGGTGGGGCAGGTCGCCGGCGCCGTAGGCTCCGAGCTGGAGCGCCTCTGGGATCCGGCGTGCAGCCCGCCCGCCATCAGCGCACCCCTTTATCACCTGACCGGCTCCATCTGTGGTGAGGATGACCCTTTCCTGGCCGCCAAGGTCCGCTACACACGGGAAGCGCTCAGGATGCTGCCCGGGGTCCAGGCCAGGATCCTGGAGTCCGGGGATCCCTTCGAGGCCGCGGTCAGGACCGCCATCGCCGGTAACATCATCGATTTCGGTACAGGCATCTACAGCGGACTGTTCGATCTGGGAAAGACTCTGGAGGATTTTCTTCAAAAGCCCCTGTTCATAGACAATGTGAAGGAGCTCCAGGCCCGATCTGCCTCCGCCCGGAAGATCCTGTACATAGGGGACAACGCAGGTGAAACCGTTTTCGACCGGCCCCTTTTAAGGTTGCTCGACGGGGCTGAACTTTATTATGCCGCCAAGGATGGGGCTGTAATAAACGATGCCACGGTCAAGGATGCCACCCTGGCGGGGGTACACCTTCACGCCCGGATCGTCAGCACCGGAACGAGAACCCCCGGAACCCTCCTCGATCAGTGCTCCGACGAGTTCCTGGAGCTGTTTGAGTCGGCGGACCTTGTTATCGCGAAAGGCCAGGGCAACTTTGAGACTCTCACCGAACTTCCCTCTCTGGGACAGCTCTTCCTGCTGTTCACCGTGAAGTGCCCGGTAGCTGCCCGGCACCTGGACGCAGCCATGGGCGACATGGTGGTGATGAAGTGGTAGGGGAGTTTATGGTATACAGTTTACCGTTTACAGTGAAATCCCCCATGTCGATCTCTGGTATTCCAGTAACCGAGAACCGTAAACTGTCAACGGTGAACTGAATAATGACTGACCGCGAACATCTTGAACAGCTTCTTCTCCCCGACCGCCTTGAACGGTTCAGGGAGGTGCTGGCGGGCAGGACCTCCTCTGTCACGGCGGTCCTCGAGAACCTGCACAAGGACCACAACATCAGCGCGGTTTTAAGGACCTGTGAATCCTTCGGGATCCAGCGCGTCCACGTTGTCCCCCAGCCCGGCCATGGGCGGGTCTTTGATACCGTCACCCGGGGCTGTGACCGGTGGCTGACCATCCAGCGCCATCCCGACGTGACCTCCTGCCTGATGAGGCTCAGGGCCGACGGTTTCCGGATCCTGGCAGGCGCCCTGGAGGAAAGAGCCGAGCCTCTCGAGAGTGTGGATTTTTCCGGCAGGATCGCCCTGATCTTCTCCAACGAACTGCAGGGTGCCAGCCGGGAGGCTCTGGACATGGTGGACGGCTGTTTCGTCATCCCCATGGCCGGTTTTTCCCAGAGTCTGAACGTGTCGGTGGCCGCCGGTATCGCCATCCACCGGGTGATGCAGTACAAGAGGAGCGTTGGTGAAGAGCTCGAACCGGTGCCGCCGGAAGAGGCGGCACTGCTCATGGACCTGTGGGTTAAAAAATCGGTAAGGAACGCCGGCCGGATCCTCAAGGAGCTTAAAATCAGGGGGAGCAGGGAATGAACGTCCTTTGCAGCGCCTGCGGCGCCGTTTCTGAACTGCCCGAAAAGGTTGGTTTCAGGGATGTCTGCCCTTCATGCGATTCCTGGCTGCACGCCTGCGTGAACTGCAGGTACCGTGTACAGAGTGGATGCGGCGAAACCGCCGCCGAAAAGGTCAGGGACCCTGAAGGGCAGAACTTCTGCGAGTGGTACCGCGGAATTGACGCCAATTCCGCGGGTGAGGGGAAAACCTCCTCAAGTAAAGATGCTGCGGAAGAGCTGTGGAAAAAACTAACGAAAAAATGAACCGTTTGACGCGGGGACCTTGGGACGCCAAGACGCGGAGAAAAGATCATTCCCCGTGTCTCCCCTTCAACGTGTCTCCGTGTCACGGGATGATGAAACGGAGGTGACGGTTTGGCAGTCGCTTTAAAAGAGGTTCACCGCCGTTTCATCATCTACGGTGCCGGCGCCATAGGTTCCGTTTTCGGTGGGATGCTCGCGAAGGGTGGACACCAGGTCGATCTCGTTGGTCGCGAGGAACACATGGAGGCGATCCGGAAGGATGGTCTTCGGATCGATGGGCTCCTGGGTGAATTCATGGTGGAAGGGGTCGGCGCTTTTACCGGCCTGGAGAGGATCGATCCCGAACCTGTTCCGGGTGTGGTCTTCATTGCCGTCAAATCCTCGGACACGGCGAGGGCAGTACAGGATATCGCCCGGAGCGGGATCGTTGGCGATGGTACCCTGGTGGTCTCCCTGCAGAACGGTCTGGGCAACCTCGAGTCGATCCGGGAGATGTTCGGACCTTACCGGAGCGTGGGGGGGAGGGTCATTTTCGGCGCCCAGGTCACCCGGCCAGGATGGGTTCACGTTTCGGTATGGGCCGACAGTGTTCTTATTGGGGGTCCCCCGACAGGGCCGGGGGTAGAAGCTGCCCGCAACCTTGCCGGGGAGTTGACACGATGCGGCATCGAGACACGTGTATCAGAAAATATCCAGGCTGCCCTCTGGGGGAAAGTGCTCTACAATGCGGGATTAAACCCCTTGTCGGCTCTCCTCGAGGTTCCTTACGGTGCGCTGGGTGAACAGGAAAATGCCAGGCGTCTGCTTGTCCTTCTTGTCGAGGAGGCCTTTGCCGTGGCCTCGGTTGAAGAGACGCTCCCATGGGAATCGTTGGACGGTTACCTGGAACTGTTCTTCGGAAAGCTTCTTCCAGCCACCGAGTCTCATTACAGTTCCATGCTCCAGGATTTGGAGGCGGGGCGGGAAACGGAGATCGAGGCCATCACCGGCGAGGTCATCAGGAGAGGCGATGCCCGGGGCGTCCCGGTGCCGGTAAGTAAGGTGGTGTATGAGCTTATTAAAGCTAAGGCGGCGATGGAAAAACGTTCGCCAACAGATTCCGGAGTCTGAAGATCTTGCGCACCGGTGCACATGCGCGCTGAACTTTTTGAATCTTGAATTACAGATGCTGGAGGTGATTATCCGATGACTGGAACATCCATACTGGAATTTTCCCTGATCGCGGCCCTGTCCATGATGTTGGCAACGCCGGCATCTGTATCCGCTGCCGAGGCCGGGAACGTCCAGGTCCGCGTCGAGGGGAACCGTGTCTCGGTGAGCTACGATATCCCGGGCGACGGCGCCGTCGACATCGAGGTGAGCTTTACCGACGAGAACGGTCCGGTCAGCCACACCCCCGCGACCCTTTCGGGTGATGTGGGGAAAGGGGTTATACCGGGGAAGGGAAAGGTCCTCGCCTGGGATTTCCTCAAGGATCATCCCTACGGGTTGATATCTCAAAAACTTGCAGCTGAAGTGAAAATCTCCAGGGCTGGTGATGACAGCTCTCCTGTGACGAAGAAGGGGGACAAAATGCCGAAAGTCAGTATCGAAACATCCATGGGAACCATCGTCGCCGAACTTGACCTGGAAAAGGCGCCCATCAGCGTGGAGAATTTCCTCGGTTACGCGCGGGACGGGTTTTTCGACGGCACGATCTTTCACCGGGTCATCGACGGATTCATGATCCAGGGCGGGGGGTTTGGCGCCGACATGCAGCCGAAGAAAGGAAAACCCGCCATCAGGAACGAGGCCGCGAACGGGCTCAAAAACAGCAGGGGCACCCTGGCTATGGCCAGGACTTCCGTGGTTGACAGCGCCACGGCACAGTTCTTCATCAACCTGGTGGATAACGGCCTTCTCGATCACCGGGACACCAGCAATGCCGGTTTCGGTTACGCCGTGTTCGGCAAGGTCGTGGAGGGGATGGACGTTGTGGATGCCATCGGCAAGGTCAAAACCGGCAGCAAGGGAATGTTCCAGGATGTGCCGGCCGAACCGGTGGTCATGAAGAAGGTCACGGTCCTGGAATGAGGGTTGCTTTCCTGTGCGCAGGGCGCAGGGCGGAAAAGCATGTGTGGAAAGTGGAAAGCCGAAGGCCCTGAGTCACGCCAACTTGTCACGGTGAAGTTCGAAGAACGAAGACGGATGGCGTGACCGAAGGGGTGAAAAGTGAAAAGGAAATGAAGGCAGGAGGCGGCGCTGCTATGAGCAGGCAAAAGGTACGGCCCTTATCCCTTATCACTTATCCCTTGTCCCTTGGCTGCCTCCTGTTCCTGGTTTCCTGCGCTACCAACCCTCCTGGCCGAACCCTGAGCGGTGTCGAAGGGCCCCTCCCTCCTCCCTCGAAAGAGGCACAAGCCCCCTCACAATCCGGCAAGATCTACACTGTCATGGGGCAGACTTATCGGGTCCTGGGGTCCTCGAGGGGTTATGTCGAGAGGGGAATGGCTTCATGGTACGGGACAAAGTTCCATGGCCGCAAGACCGCCAGCGGCGAGATCTACGACATGGACAAGTTCACAGCCGCCCACCGGACGCTGCCCCTCGGTACCTTCGTCAAGGTCAGGCGCACCGACTGCAGGGGGGAGTCGGTGGTGGTCCGCGTCAACGACAGGGGGCCCTTCGTGGATAACCGCGTCATCGATCTCTCCCGGGCGGCCGCGACCCAGCTCGACATGCTTGAGGAAGGGACGGCCGAGGTGACGATCACCGCCTTTGGCGAGGAGATCCTCCGGGGCAGGCCGGGAGAGGTCACCCTCAAGGCGCGGTACGATTATAACGAGGGGTCGTTCTCCGTCCAGGTTGGGGCGTTCACGGTCAAGGAGAACGCGCAGCGCCTTGCGTTGAGCATGAAGGCGGAACACGGCGCCGCCGACCTGTCCCTTTTTGACAGGGGCGACATGGTCTTTTTCCGGGTCAGGGTCGGCCGGTTTGAAAGCAGGGAGGAGGCAGAAGGGTTCAGGGACAACCTGATCCGTTCGGGCGAGTTCGGGCAGGCGTTCGTAGTGGCGCGATAGCGCCGCGGAACAGGGAAGGACGAAGGAAGAAGGATGAAGGAAGAAGGGAATTTTTCAAGATTTTGCATTTTGAATGCGGAAGGTTTTCTTCCTCCTTCCTCCTTCCACCTCCTGCATTGATATGATCCTCGTTGTTGGAAACCTGAATTACGATATCCTCCTCCCCATGGATCGTTTTCCCTCCTCCCACGAGAAGATGACCTGCGAATCCGCTGTGGCCGGATGCGGCGGAAGCGCCGCCAACACGGCGTGGTGGCTCGCAAAGCTGGGTGTACCGGTGGCTCTTGCGGGTGCCGTGGGTTCGGATCCCATGGGTCAGGCCCAGCTCGCGGACCTCGAGGCCGCGGGAGTGCGGATCCGCGGAGTGATCCGGACGCCGGGGTCCACGGGCCTTGCGGTCATCTTTTCTCTGGGGCGGGAGAAAAGGATGGTACGGGCACCCGGAGCTAACCTTCACACGACCTTCTTTCCCGGCCTGCTCGACGGCTGCCGCATCCTCTACCTTTCCGGTGCCGATATTCCGGTGCTGGCACAGTACGCCCGCGGGGCTCGTCAGCGGGGGATCACCGTGCTGTGCGGACGCCACGGGGCACAGGACGAGGCCGTGGCGAGCCATGCGGACGGTTTTATCCTCAACTCCGACGAGGTCCGGGAATTGACGGGTGTCGCGGATCCGGAGGATGGGGTGAGGGCCCTCGACGCGCGGTTGGCGGTTGTGACCCTTCCAGAGGGGGGGTGCCTTGTCTCTGAAGGGATCGAGGTCGTGCACGTCCCCTCTCCCGAGCTGGACCCTGTGGACAGGACCGGGGGCGGCGACGCTTTCGCGGCAGGGTTTATAGCGGGGTTTTACAGTAGTTTGAGCCTGGAGGAGTGTGGGGAGCTTGGAAACAAGCTGGCGAGCATGGTGATCATGGAGCGGGGCGGCAGACCTGAAATTTCATTAGGATGTGAGCTGAAATTTCAGGTCTAGCACCCGGTGTCTGGACACCGGACACCGGGAAATTCAGTCTCGGGGGAGACGGAACTTCCCCTTCGGGACCGATTCGTCCAGTGCCTGTTTCATCATTTTCACCAGGGTCATCTCCATCATCGCTCGCGTCGGCGCGGCGCCGTCGATGTAGACCTTGTCGTTCACCCAGATCTTGGGAACCGTCACGACCTTGTAGCGCTGGCTCAACTCTGGATACTGTTGGCTTCCGAAGACCAGTGCCTTCACGCGGCTGCTCACTGAGGCCATGGCGTATGCGAGCCGGACCGGCTCGGGACAGAACACTCATTCAGGGGTGGTGAAAATGCGGATCACCACCTCCTCTTCGAGACCGGCGAGGAAGGCTTCGACGGGAGGGGAGAACCTGAAAGGTTGTCCCGAGGCCAGGAGGATCCCGTCGAGGAACGGACGAACCTCCTGCCGTTCCGGGAATCCGTAATATCTCAAGATCCCACCCGTGGGGCCCTTCAATTCAATAACCGGCCCATGGTCCACTTCCAGCTCTGATTTCGCTTCTTCGGTAAGTTCCCTCGGCACGATGATAAGGTTGGAAGATGTCCGGGCCATCAGGTCAACGAGGGTCTGGGTCTCCTCTCCCTGGTTTTCATTCTCGCCGCCCCGGTAGAGGAACAGCGTCACGGTTGAGGTGAGGGAGGCCAGGTTCTCCTGGACGATCTTTTTGGTCTCTTCGCTGATCCTTACCGGCGGCTTCCCGGCCTCCTTGCCGGAGGAACATGCGGTAAGGGTGAGAGCCAGCAGGACAGTGGTTACAATCTCATATCTCATATCTCATATCTCTGGGGGGGAATGATCTCAAATCTCACATCTCATATCTCAGAGGAGAATAATCCAGATCTGTGGCGAGTTGTTCCGGTTTTTGGATTCTGATCGATCTTTTTAAAATCTGAGATTTGAGATCTGAGATTCACCCCCTACTCAAACAATGGAGTGGAAAGGTACCTTTCCCCCGTATCGCACAGGATCGTCACGATGGTCTTGCCCTCGTTGCCAGGGCGTCCCGCTACCTGGACAGCCGCGTGGACGTTGGCCCCGGCGGAGATCCCCACGAGGATGCCCTCTTCCCTGGCAAGCCGGCGGGATGTCCGGAAGGCGTTGTCGGCGTCGATCCTGATGATCTCGTCGATGAGGGCGGTATCCAGAACAGGGGGAACGAACCCGGCCCCGATCCCCTGGATCTTGTGGGGCCCGGGAGGGCCGCCTGAAAGGACGGGGCTGTCGGAGGGTTCAACGGCGATAACCTTGAGGTTGGGGTTCTTTCCCTTGAGGGCTCCGCCTGCACCAGTCAAAGTACCGCCGGTACCCACAGCGGCAACGAAAAAATCCACTTTGCCGTCCGTGTCGGTCCAGATCTCCTCGGCGGTGGTTCGGCGGTGGACCTCGGGGTTGGCGGCGTTCTCGAACTGGTTCGGCATGAACGCGTTGGGCAGCTGCTCCAGGAGTTCCTCAGCCCGCTCGATAGCTCCCCTCATGCCACTGGAGCCCGGCGTCAGGATCAGTTCAGCTCCCATGGCCGCAAGGAGGTTCCGCCGCTCGACGCTCATTGTGTCAGGCATGGTCAGGATGAGCCTGTACCCCCGGGCGGCCGCGACGAAGGCCAGCGCGACGCCCGTGTTGCCCGAGGTCGGTTCCACGATGACCGTTCCCGTGTCGATGAGGCCTGCCTTTTCGGCTGCCTCGATCATGCTCAGCCCGATACGGTCCTTGACGCTGGAAAGGGGGTTCATGCACTCCATCTTTCCCAGGACGATGCCTTTGGCCCCATCGGTAACCTTGTTCAGCCTTAGAAGGGGCGTTTTCCCTACCAGCTCCGTAATGCTCCCGTAAATTCGGCTCATTACACTCTCCTTGCAGGCAAGGCCTTGCAGCCTGCCCCTTTGCGTACCGCACTGTACTATATTGATTAAGTAGGAAAAAATTAAACTAAAGTTCAGGGCTATAGTCAAGAAAAAAGAAACTATTTACACGTAAATTTGTGTATAAATAGCTTCTTTTTTCTGTAGACTGCATGGGAAGTGCGTTGAGTGCGGAACTGCCCCGCCCTGCCTGCACCTGGCGGTCAGGGGTCAGCCAACCGTTCCCAATCCTCCGGAGTGTTGATGTTAGCAAAAGGATCCCCTTCGCCTTCCACCGTCATAATTTCCGGGTTCGTGATCTTCAGGCCCTCGAGGGCCGCCATGATCCTGAAGGATCCCTTGTCGATGGCTTTTTTCATGGGAGCGGCGCAGCTTCGGGAGTAGAGGGCGCACAGCGGTTCGAAGCCCGTTGGCCCCCTGGGGATCACCGCGTCAACACCGCCTCGCATCCGGACCACCTGGTCGATGAGGGACGCGGATACGAATGGCATGTCGGCAGCCATGACGAAGACGGCGGGTGTGCCGGCGGTCATGACAGCTGTGTAAAGACCCCCGAGAGATCCTTTCCCGGGGATAAGGTCTTCGATGGCCCTGATCCCCAGGATGTGAAACTCCGGCCGGTCGTGACCGATGACCAGCACGTCGCTGAAAAGGGAAGAAAGAAGGGTGATCGATCTTTTGACCAGAGGTTCCCCGTCGACTTCGAGCAGCACCTTGTCCCTGCCGAACCTGCTGCTCTGTCCTCCAACCAGGACTGCTGCGCCGACCTCCCCGGGAAAAGGCACGCCAGGGGTCATTTGCCGCGGTCAGCGTGGGAGATGAGCCAGTACACCACGGCGAGGAGAAGCAGGGTGAAGACCCTGGTGCCGTAATCCATGAGGGTGGTGAGCTGGGCACCAGGGTTGGCGTGCTGCAGGGATCCGATGAGCACCTTCCTGATAAAGGCAACGATGACGATCCCGATGAAGATCGTAATGGGTATGTGACGTCCCCGCAGGTGCTGGATCTCGGTGCCGAGAAGCTCGATCATCATCCAGATGATAAGCAGGGAACCGAGAGCCCCCACAACTCCCGTTTCCAGGTGCTCGGCCCGGAAGATGTTGGCCACGTCCTGAATGAACAGCCACACCACGGCCAGGGACACGACAACCAAAGCCATCCCCAGGACGAGGTTCAGTCCATGGGTGAACCGCTCCAACAGGCTCATGAGGATCGATTCGGCCCTGGCGTTGAGGAAATACTTCTTCAACTCGGCCTGCCGGTAGGAACTGGTGAGCACGTCCAGGTTGATGTCCAGGATCTTGGTAATGGCTGTCGTGACCTTTTCCCGGTCCTCGGCCGGAATGTCCTGCTCGATCACCTCGGTCAGGAACTGCCTCACCTTGGTCATGGTGGAGTTGACAAGGTGGCCGTCGAGGTTGATGCCCACGTGGACCCTGCCGACTTTCCGCAGCTGCTGGAAATAGGCCTCATCGTAGGTCCCGGAAAAAAGCCTCATGAACCAGCCGGCAAAGGTCATGGCGTGATGGTTCTGCTTCGCCTCCGTGGGGAAAAAGTCAGCCATGAACTCGTGGGAAAGGAAATAGGCCATCAGTTCCGTCCCGAACCTGTCCCGGTGTTTCTTCATGGTGGAGGCAAGCTCTCCGAGAAGTTTTTCCTCGGCGGAGGTCAGTTCGTAATGGGCCTTGATCTTTTTGACGGTGATCATGGAGAGATCCTTTCAAAAAATCGGGAGGTGGAACAGGGAATTGGGAAGAAAGACTCAGCTGTAATTGCTGTAAGACGTTTCCTTCCACCTTCCCTATTCCTCCTTCCTCATTCGATAGTGCTATTGCATTGTCGGGTAGTCCGGCTTCTCGATCCATGTCTCCACTTCCCCGATGATAAAAACACCGCGGTCGTCCCTGTTGTACCCTGCCTCGCCAAGCTGTTCCGGTGTGTTTATCTCCAGAAGCTCCCCCATGGCCTCCTTGTCATTGTCGGTCATGTGCCAGAGGTGGATCTCCAGGAGAATCTGGTCGGATTCCACACCAACACCCTTCTTGATGTAAAAGGGGAACTCGAAGGCCTCGACATCGTTGAGGGGGCAGTAGGCGATCGGTTTTTCATTCTGTGTCATGGGGTGTTTTTGCCTCCGGAACAGGGAAGGAGGAAGAGGGAAAGAAGAAGAAAAAACCAAACCCGGTTTCTCCCCTGATTCTGGTTGCATCCTCTTTCCAGGTTCATCCCTCACGTTGATATTGCGCCGGTTCTCACCGGAACCCTGTGTGGGGTTCTCTGACAGGTCCCCAGTTTAAAGCCAAATGCCGGTCCCTGTCCAGTTTGGGATTGTAGATTGCTTTAATCCCGCCTTTAAGAGGAAAATTGATGGATGGATTTAAATATACTTGACTTTTTAAGTTTGGTTGTGCCAGTCTCCCACCCTACATAGACTGCGACCATACAGTCCTTATCGAGAGTGGTGGAGGGACGGGCCCTGTGAAACCACAGCAACCGGTCGCGCAGTGCGCGTGACGCCCGGTGCTAAATCCCGCAAGAGTTCTTGAGAGATAAGGAGACGGGTAACCGATATTGCCCCTCCTGCTTTCAGGTGGGGCTTTTTATTTTCAGGTATGGATCATCACCTGAAAATAAAAAGATGAGTCAGCTTTACGATCACT
Coding sequences within it:
- the feoB gene encoding ferrous iron transport protein B, coding for MSGCRILMVGNPNVGKSALFNRLTSSYVVVSNYPGTTVALSNGRMKHEGVEYAIVDTPGMYSLFPITEEERVARRMIMEEPADILLHVVDAKNLPRMLPFTLQLIEAGLPVILVLNIMDEARKAGLAIDAGALEKRLGIPVVPTVSISGEGVRHLKETIAGYRPGGRRLNIDYGLSVEKTVRESARFMPDTSFTPRATALQALQEDKDVLRLLSTVGSGRASKFFEALNQLKLELDRPVNYYLTMGRQRRAEQILADVVKEVEVTGKGSGAGLDRFLMNPWTGVPILLAVLYLGFYRFVGGFGAGTVVDFLEGHLFEQYFVPFVNGWAEKLIPWPVLRDLVANEYGVLTMGIRYAVAIVMPIVGAFFLMFSMVEDSGYLPRLSLLIDRLFKKIGLSGRAVIPMTLGFGCGTMATMVTRTLESTRERVIATVLLALAIPCSAQLGVIFGLAAESPGIIVTWIGVVGAVFLLVGYLIAKILPGETPDFFMELPPLRMPRLGNVWLKTSTRMRWYFMEILPLFLLASVLIWAGNLTGLFEAALSILNYPTRWIGLPEEAAQAFLFGFFRRDYGVAGLYDIQQGGVLTGNQLAVATITLTLFLPCVAQFLIMFKERGWRVAMAVSAFVFPFAFLVGGAVNFALNALGINL
- a CDS encoding ARMT1-like domain-containing protein, whose protein sequence is MKLHDDCRPCLLKQMEATARAAGADEGLVGQVAGAVGSELERLWDPACSPPAISAPLYHLTGSICGEDDPFLAAKVRYTREALRMLPGVQARILESGDPFEAAVRTAIAGNIIDFGTGIYSGLFDLGKTLEDFLQKPLFIDNVKELQARSASARKILYIGDNAGETVFDRPLLRLLDGAELYYAAKDGAVINDATVKDATLAGVHLHARIVSTGTRTPGTLLDQCSDEFLELFESADLVIAKGQGNFETLTELPSLGQLFLLFTVKCPVAARHLDAAMGDMVVMKW
- a CDS encoding 2-dehydropantoate 2-reductase, which gives rise to MAVALKEVHRRFIIYGAGAIGSVFGGMLAKGGHQVDLVGREEHMEAIRKDGLRIDGLLGEFMVEGVGAFTGLERIDPEPVPGVVFIAVKSSDTARAVQDIARSGIVGDGTLVVSLQNGLGNLESIREMFGPYRSVGGRVIFGAQVTRPGWVHVSVWADSVLIGGPPTGPGVEAARNLAGELTRCGIETRVSENIQAALWGKVLYNAGLNPLSALLEVPYGALGEQENARRLLVLLVEEAFAVASVEETLPWESLDGYLELFFGKLLPATESHYSSMLQDLEAGRETEIEAITGEVIRRGDARGVPVPVSKVVYELIKAKAAMEKRSPTDSGV
- a CDS encoding metal-dependent transcriptional regulator, with the translated sequence MGGISVELSNFAEEILDEILEILWTKLEEGGQESVPRTDIVVGQGPVDEEAVAILADKGFLSITDDLVQLTDTGFEEARRTIRRHRLSERLFYDIFDVAAEEMEEVACRFEHIMIKPGLEEKICALLGHPRLCPHGRPIPVGDCCHRAETQIDQKVVPMSDLRQDEAGVIAYVSTGDSDKLKKLMAMGILPGEPVTLQRRYPSFVFTVGRSRFAVDQGMAEAIYVRRSDPVSS
- a CDS encoding peptidylprolyl isomerase; this encodes MPKVSIETSMGTIVAELDLEKAPISVENFLGYARDGFFDGTIFHRVIDGFMIQGGGFGADMQPKKGKPAIRNEAANGLKNSRGTLAMARTSVVDSATAQFFINLVDNGLLDHRDTSNAGFGYAVFGKVVEGMDVVDAIGKVKTGSKGMFQDVPAEPVVMKKVTVLE
- a CDS encoding RNA methyltransferase codes for the protein MTDREHLEQLLLPDRLERFREVLAGRTSSVTAVLENLHKDHNISAVLRTCESFGIQRVHVVPQPGHGRVFDTVTRGCDRWLTIQRHPDVTSCLMRLRADGFRILAGALEERAEPLESVDFSGRIALIFSNELQGASREALDMVDGCFVIPMAGFSQSLNVSVAAGIAIHRVMQYKRSVGEELEPVPPEEAALLMDLWVKKSVRNAGRILKELKIRGSRE